The Acidimicrobiia bacterium nucleotide sequence ATCAAGGAGCGTCTCGAAAACGCTGAGGCGACCTTCTTGACCGAGTATCGGGGCTTGTCCGTGAACGAGCAGCAAGAGCTGCGTCGTAGTCTGCGGGCAGCCGGCGCCGAGTACAAGGTCGTGAAGATGTCGCTGGCTCGCCGCGCCGCCGAAGAACTGGGACTCGATGATTTCACCGAGTCGATGATCGGACCGACGGCCATTGCGTTTGCGATCACCGATCCGGTTCCGGTTGCCAAAGCACTGAAGGACTTCGCCAAGGACCACGAGCGCCTGGTGCTCAAAGTCGCGCTGATGTCCGGCAAGTTGCTGGCGCCGGAGCAGGTCAGCAAGCTCGCAGATATCGAGCCGCGCGACGTGTTGCTCGGCAAGATCGCAGGAGCAGCCAAAGCACCGCTCGCCAAGATGGCAGGCATGCTCGGTTCGTTCATGCGCGATTCCGCTTCGATGTTTTCTCAACTGTTGGAGAAGAAAGAGTCGGGCGAGTTTGTGTCCGCCGACGAGGTCGAGGCACCTGCCGCGGCCGAGCCGGATGCAGCCGAAGAGGCTGCGGATGCAACCCCCGTAGTAACCGAAGACAATGCCCCCGAACCCGTTGAAGAGGCAGCCGAAGTCGAGGCTGATGAGCCAACCGACGATGCTGTTGCCGAGCCTTCGGAGGCGGCGGCGGACGCCTCTTCGACTGAGGTCGAAGAGGTTGAAGAAGACGAAACTCCCGAGGCGGCGGCTGATGATGCCGAAGCCGAGGAAGGTTCTGAGGAAGAAGCCGAGTCTGAGGACTCTGCATCTTCCGACTCCGATAGTGATGACACGGCCGATACGGCCGAGGAGGAGTAAACGATGGCAAAGATGACTACAGAAGACCTCTTGGGCGTCTTTGAGGAGATGACCGTCCTCGAGCTCAAAGAGTTCCTCGATGCCTTCGAGGAGAGGTTCGACGTAACGGCCGCTGCGCCCATGGCAATGGCTGCCGCTCCTGTGGCGGCCGCCGCCGCCGAAGAGGAGAAGGACGAGTTTGACGTCTTCCTCATCGCGGCAGGCGACAAGAAGATCCAGGTCATCAAAGAGGTCCGTGCTCTCACGAGCCTGGGACTCAAAGAGGCCAAGGAACTGGTCGACAACGCCCCGAAAGCAGTTCTGGAGGCGATCGACAAGGAAGCAGCCGAGAAGGCCAAGGATCTACTCGAAGGCGCCGGCGCCTCCGTGGAGCTAAGGTAGAGGCGAAACAGAGTTCGTCTGTTCTGGGTTCTGAATCCTAGGTTCAAGTGAAGGAAGGCCGCCCTCAGGGGCGGCCTTCCCCGCACCCGCCCTCTGCTTCTCGCCACCCCGAATACCCTTGACCCGTCCCTGCTCAATTGGATACACTTCCACCGAAGGGACCGCGGCTGCGAGCCGCGGACAATTGAGTGAATCTTCCGCCTTGTCGGCAGGGCTAGCGCATGCTATCCTGCTGCTTCGTCGTCTCGAGATATCCATCCCTAGGGTCCTAAGGAGTGCCGTTGCCGTCGCGCGTCGCACAACGTCTTTCGTTCGCAAAAATCCCCGAAGTCCTTCCGCTTCCTGATCTCCTCGCAGTTCAACACGAATCGTTCAACTGGTTCATCGAGGAAGGTCTTGCCGAGATCTTTGAAGAGATCTCCCCTATTGAGGACTTCACCGGCTCACTCGCATTGGAACTCACGGATCACCGCTTCGGCGATCCGCTGATGTCCATCGAGGAGTGCAAGGAGAGGGATTCCAACTACTCAAAGCCTTTGCATGTCACCGCCCGGTTCGTGAACCGGGAAACAGGTGAGATCAAGGAGCAGTCGGTCTTTCTCGGGGACTTCCCGATGATGACCGAGAATGGCGTCTTCATCGTCAACGGCACCGAGCGTGTCGTGGTCAGCCAACTCGTTCGTTCGCCCGGCGTCTACTTCGACATGGGTCGGGACAAGACCTCCGACCGCGATATCTTCACCGGGAAAGTCATCCC carries:
- the rplJ gene encoding 50S ribosomal protein L10, with translation MPRPEKVQAVEEIKERLENAEATFLTEYRGLSVNEQQELRRSLRAAGAEYKVVKMSLARRAAEELGLDDFTESMIGPTAIAFAITDPVPVAKALKDFAKDHERLVLKVALMSGKLLAPEQVSKLADIEPRDVLLGKIAGAAKAPLAKMAGMLGSFMRDSASMFSQLLEKKESGEFVSADEVEAPAAAEPDAAEEAADATPVVTEDNAPEPVEEAAEVEADEPTDDAVAEPSEAAADASSTEVEEVEEDETPEAAADDAEAEEGSEEEAESEDSASSDSDSDDTADTAEEE
- the rplL gene encoding 50S ribosomal protein L7/L12; protein product: MAKMTTEDLLGVFEEMTVLELKEFLDAFEERFDVTAAAPMAMAAAPVAAAAAEEEKDEFDVFLIAAGDKKIQVIKEVRALTSLGLKEAKELVDNAPKAVLEAIDKEAAEKAKDLLEGAGASVELR